From Pararhodobacter zhoushanensis, the proteins below share one genomic window:
- a CDS encoding ferredoxin--NADP reductase, with product MNQMTNPDLQTVTKVTHWTDTLFSFRVTRPASLRFRSGEFVMIGLPGDNGKPILRAYSIASPSWDDELEFYSIKVANGPLTSRLQHVQPGDPIILRPKPVGTLVHDALKPGFRLWMLATGTGFAPFASLLRDPETWEKNERVVMMHTCREAGELEYGRKLVEDLQNDPLIGELVAGKLHYYPTTTREAGPFMGRITDNLTSGKVFTDLGLPGPLDPEIDRAMVCGSLAFNKDVAAVLDGFGLHEGANSAPGDYVIEKAFVGDGV from the coding sequence ATGAACCAGATGACCAACCCCGACCTGCAAACCGTCACCAAAGTCACCCACTGGACCGACACGCTGTTTTCGTTCCGTGTGACCCGGCCCGCCAGCCTGCGCTTCCGCTCGGGCGAGTTCGTGATGATCGGGCTGCCCGGCGACAACGGCAAACCGATCCTGCGGGCCTATTCCATCGCGTCGCCGTCTTGGGATGACGAGCTGGAGTTTTATTCGATCAAGGTTGCCAACGGCCCCTTGACCAGCCGCCTGCAGCACGTCCAGCCCGGTGATCCGATCATCTTGCGGCCCAAGCCGGTCGGCACGCTGGTGCATGACGCGCTCAAGCCGGGGTTCCGGCTGTGGATGCTGGCCACCGGCACCGGCTTTGCCCCCTTCGCCAGCCTGCTGCGCGATCCCGAGACCTGGGAAAAGAACGAGCGGGTGGTGATGATGCACACCTGCCGCGAGGCGGGCGAGCTGGAATACGGCCGCAAACTGGTCGAGGATCTGCAGAACGATCCGCTGATCGGCGAACTGGTGGCGGGCAAGCTGCACTATTACCCGACGACGACGCGTGAGGCGGGGCCGTTCATGGGGCGGATCACCGACAACCTGACCTCGGGCAAGGTATTCACCGATCTGGGCCTGCCCGGACCGCTGGACCCCGAGATCGACCGCGCGATGGTCTGCGGTTCGCTGGCGTTCAACAAGGACGTGGCGGCGGTGCTGGACGGTTTCGGGTTGCACGAAGGGGCGAATTCAGCGCCGGGCGACTACGTGATCGAAAAGGCTTTCGTCGGCGACGGCGTGTGA
- the cysG gene encoding siroheme synthase CysG, which translates to MQHFPIFLDLADRPVVIAGNGAFALAKMRLLSKTQARLALYAPVPEADLESAAAELAVPLHRRSVEAADLSGAALAYAAHGEAAADARLAGLARAAGVIVNVVDNLEASDFITPAIVDRDPVTIAIGTEGAAPVLARKIKADLEATLPVTLGPLARAGKLFRPHAEALPQGRARRDFWADYYFNTGPLVLAEAGEELLDHALHALLDQHLNAATEPGRVDLVGAGPGDPELMTLKARRLLDGADVVIHDHLVPAAILELARREAIFVGVGKIGFAPSTPQEDINAAMIEHAQAGHRVVRLKGGDASVFGRLDEETEALSAAGIDWSVTPGITAASAAAASIGASLTRRGRNSDLRLLTAHDVSGFADHDWRALARPGAVAAIYMGKRAARFVQGRLLMHGADGQTPVTLVENVSRPDQRIVTSRLDQLPQDIAEAAFAGPVITLFGLAPARAAAVLPALIEEFA; encoded by the coding sequence ATGCAACATTTCCCGATCTTTCTTGACCTTGCCGACCGTCCCGTCGTCATCGCCGGGAATGGCGCGTTCGCGCTGGCCAAGATGCGGCTGTTGTCCAAGACGCAGGCGCGTCTGGCGCTCTATGCGCCGGTGCCCGAGGCTGATCTGGAATCCGCCGCTGCCGAGCTTGCCGTTCCCCTGCACCGTCGGAGCGTCGAGGCAGCCGACCTCAGCGGTGCCGCGCTGGCCTATGCAGCGCATGGCGAGGCGGCGGCGGATGCCCGGCTGGCCGGGTTGGCCCGCGCCGCAGGGGTCATCGTCAACGTGGTTGATAACCTCGAAGCCAGCGACTTCATCACCCCCGCCATCGTCGACCGTGACCCGGTGACCATTGCCATCGGCACCGAGGGTGCTGCCCCCGTTCTGGCGCGCAAGATCAAGGCCGATCTGGAGGCGACGCTGCCAGTTACGCTTGGCCCGCTCGCCCGGGCTGGCAAGCTGTTTCGCCCCCACGCCGAGGCCCTGCCGCAAGGCCGCGCCCGCCGCGATTTCTGGGCGGACTACTACTTCAACACCGGCCCGCTGGTTCTGGCCGAGGCGGGCGAGGAACTGCTCGACCACGCCCTGCACGCGCTGCTCGACCAGCACCTGAACGCTGCCACCGAACCCGGCCGTGTCGATCTGGTCGGCGCTGGCCCCGGTGACCCTGAGCTGATGACGCTCAAGGCCCGCCGCCTGCTGGACGGGGCCGATGTGGTGATCCACGACCATCTTGTCCCCGCCGCGATCCTTGAGCTGGCGCGGCGCGAGGCGATCTTTGTCGGTGTCGGCAAGATCGGCTTCGCCCCCTCGACCCCGCAGGAAGACATCAACGCGGCGATGATCGAACACGCGCAGGCCGGTCACCGTGTGGTGCGCCTCAAGGGCGGCGATGCGTCGGTCTTTGGCCGTCTGGACGAGGAAACCGAGGCGCTCAGCGCCGCCGGGATCGACTGGTCTGTCACCCCCGGCATCACCGCCGCCAGTGCCGCCGCCGCCAGCATCGGTGCCAGCCTGACCCGGCGTGGCCGCAACAGCGACCTGCGCCTGCTCACCGCCCATGACGTCAGCGGCTTTGCCGATCACGACTGGCGCGCGCTGGCCCGTCCCGGTGCCGTCGCCGCGATTTACATGGGCAAGCGCGCCGCGCGTTTCGTGCAGGGCCGGTTGCTGATGCATGGCGCCGACGGGCAAACCCCGGTCACGCTGGTTGAAAACGTCAGCCGCCCGGATCAGCGCATCGTCACCAGCCGTCTGGACCAACTGCCCCAAGACATCGCCGAGGCGGCTTTCGCCGGTCCCGTCATCACCCTGTTCGGCCTGGCACCCGCCCGCGCCGCCGCTGTCCTGCCTGCCCTGATCGAAGAATTCGCCTGA
- a CDS encoding viral aspartic protease gives MRPIIALAPLLAPLLALLAACGGSSAPVTELPDGRVIDVAGFESYTTDHNGFSRVRRSYATDADAAVIAGFEDGDPSDPAGYRNLIALNEQLYGGRMNIEVIAEVDTPDGPAQRLLRLTADAAPFTNVENGELIAATGQFFLRGSNFSWVSIDDGPLLSGADQDGLVNMVIDFDTESVNLNLRTGVNDGSDVRMEILVEDMPLNIITGGYGGDITIRVWDPDSPDILDVDGTLLGNLAGSPRYEDDQHDLSTAGLYTAEGTDTDTGREVRVDGVFFGMDPNGIPDH, from the coding sequence ATGCGCCCGATCATCGCCCTTGCCCCGCTTCTTGCCCCGCTTCTTGCCCTGCTCGCCGCCTGCGGCGGCAGCAGTGCCCCCGTGACCGAACTGCCCGATGGGCGGGTCATTGATGTCGCCGGGTTCGAAAGCTACACGACCGACCACAACGGCTTCAGCCGTGTCCGTCGCAGCTATGCGACCGACGCCGATGCCGCCGTGATCGCCGGGTTCGAGGATGGCGATCCCTCCGATCCCGCCGGCTATCGCAACCTGATTGCGCTGAACGAGCAGCTCTACGGCGGGCGCATGAACATCGAGGTCATCGCCGAGGTCGATACCCCCGATGGCCCCGCGCAGCGCCTGCTGCGCCTGACCGCTGACGCGGCACCCTTTACCAACGTCGAGAACGGCGAACTGATCGCGGCCACCGGCCAATTCTTTCTGCGCGGATCGAATTTCAGCTGGGTGTCGATTGATGACGGCCCCTTGCTCAGCGGCGCGGATCAAGACGGTCTGGTCAACATGGTCATCGACTTTGACACCGAATCAGTCAATCTGAACCTGCGCACCGGGGTCAATGACGGCTCGGACGTGCGCATGGAGATCCTGGTTGAGGACATGCCGCTCAACATCATCACCGGTGGCTATGGCGGGGACATCACGATCCGTGTCTGGGACCCGGACAGCCCCGACATTCTGGACGTCGACGGCACGCTTTTGGGCAATCTGGCCGGTTCGCCGCGCTATGAGGATGATCAGCACGATCTGTCAACGGCGGGGCTCTATACCGCTGAGGGCACCGATACGGACACCGGCCGCGAGGTTCGCGTGGACGGGGTGTTCTTTGGTATGGATCCCAATGGTATCCCTGATCACTGA
- a CDS encoding nitrite/sulfite reductase, with translation MYVYDDFDRAFIAERNRQFRGQVARRIDGSLTEDEFKPLRLMNGLYLQLHAYMLRVAIPYGSLNPSQMRKLAEIADRWDEGYGHFTTRQNIQYNWPKLTDVPDMLDALAEVGLHAIQTSGNTIRNVTSDHFAGAAADEIADPRPYAELIRQWSTDHPEFQFLPRKFKVAVTGSEIDRAVTRAHDIGLRMVQRDGETGFEVIVGGGLGRTPMIGKVLRDFLPVSDLLPYLEAVVGTYNLLGRRDNKYKARIKITVHENGIDTVRDLVEARFAEIAPQFDAGNTLQQLDRLQRMFRAPDFRAASDLAYQAAYNADPIFRAWADTNLHAHRDAGHAIVTVSLKAHGETPGDATSAQMRVIADLAEKFGYGEIRISHEQNVILPHVARADLPAVHKALKAQGLATANVGLVSDIIACPGMDYCALATARSIPIAQEIATHFDALKLEHDIGPLKIKISGCINACGHHHVGHIGILGLDRAGVENYQITLGGDGSEDAALGERTGPGFAYDQIVPAVERILRAYLDLRTSREETFLMAYRRVGLAPFKAALYEAESHAA, from the coding sequence ATGTACGTCTATGATGATTTCGACCGCGCCTTCATCGCCGAGCGCAACCGCCAGTTCCGGGGCCAGGTCGCCCGCCGCATCGACGGCTCGCTGACCGAGGACGAGTTCAAGCCGCTGCGCCTGATGAACGGGCTCTACCTGCAACTGCACGCCTATATGCTGCGCGTGGCGATCCCCTATGGCTCGCTCAACCCGTCGCAGATGCGCAAACTGGCCGAGATCGCGGATCGCTGGGATGAGGGCTACGGCCATTTCACCACCCGCCAGAACATCCAGTATAACTGGCCGAAGCTGACCGACGTGCCCGATATGCTGGACGCGCTGGCCGAGGTCGGGCTGCACGCGATCCAGACCTCGGGCAACACCATCCGCAACGTGACCTCGGACCATTTCGCCGGGGCGGCGGCGGATGAAATCGCCGACCCGCGCCCCTATGCCGAACTGATCCGCCAATGGTCGACCGACCACCCCGAATTCCAGTTCCTGCCGCGCAAGTTCAAGGTTGCGGTGACCGGTTCGGAAATCGACCGCGCCGTCACCCGCGCGCATGACATCGGGCTGCGCATGGTGCAGCGCGATGGCGAGACCGGGTTCGAGGTCATCGTCGGCGGCGGCCTTGGCCGCACGCCGATGATCGGCAAGGTGCTGCGTGATTTCCTGCCGGTCAGCGACCTGCTGCCGTATCTTGAGGCCGTGGTCGGCACCTATAACCTGCTGGGCCGGCGCGACAACAAGTACAAGGCGCGCATCAAGATCACCGTGCATGAGAACGGCATCGACACGGTCCGCGATCTGGTCGAAGCCCGTTTTGCCGAAATCGCCCCGCAGTTCGACGCGGGCAACACCCTGCAGCAACTCGACCGCCTTCAGCGCATGTTCCGCGCGCCTGATTTCCGCGCGGCCTCGGACCTTGCCTATCAGGCGGCCTATAACGCCGACCCGATTTTCCGCGCCTGGGCCGATACCAACCTGCACGCCCACCGCGACGCGGGCCACGCCATCGTCACCGTCAGCCTGAAAGCCCATGGCGAAACCCCGGGCGATGCGACCAGCGCCCAGATGCGTGTGATCGCCGATCTGGCCGAGAAGTTCGGCTACGGCGAGATCCGCATCAGCCACGAGCAGAACGTCATCCTGCCCCATGTCGCCCGCGCCGACTTGCCTGCCGTGCACAAGGCGCTCAAGGCGCAGGGGCTGGCCACGGCCAATGTCGGGCTGGTCAGCGACATCATCGCCTGCCCGGGCATGGATTATTGCGCGCTGGCCACGGCCCGCTCGATCCCGATCGCGCAGGAAATCGCCACGCATTTCGACGCGCTGAAGCTCGAGCATGACATCGGCCCGCTCAAGATCAAGATCTCGGGCTGCATCAACGCCTGCGGGCATCACCATGTCGGACATATCGGCATTCTGGGTCTGGATCGCGCCGGGGTGGAAAACTACCAGATCACGCTGGGCGGCGACGGGTCGGAAGACGCGGCGCTGGGCGAACGCACCGGCCCCGGCTTTGCCTATGACCAGATCGTCCCCGCCGTCGAGCGCATCCTGCGCGCCTATCTTGACCTGCGTACCAGCCGCGAGGAAACCTTCCTCATGGCCTATCGCCGCGTCGGTCTGGCCCCGTTCAAGGCCGCTTTGTATGAGGCCGAGAGCCATGCAGCCTGA
- a CDS encoding helix-turn-helix transcriptional regulator: MPELDAFAPLVASLGQPGFAPALMALLHAECGADLCSVFAIAGEGASVLVAESIAPERSAFARVASLRYAQRYWRRDTSAASTLGRAHRAVQVLKRPAQGILDIDYRHECYTEGAVVERLSLYRAGTPGIIANAYRARDSGPFTPDHLRAFAAMATLLHAALARHAALARPPEQPATTLSWREAQVASMTADGAEQPQIAEALNLAPSSVITYRKRAYAKLGVSNRHQLRALLTGE, translated from the coding sequence ATGCCGGAACTCGATGCCTTTGCGCCGCTGGTGGCAAGCCTCGGCCAGCCCGGTTTCGCCCCCGCGCTGATGGCGCTGCTCCATGCCGAATGCGGGGCCGACCTGTGCTCGGTCTTTGCGATCGCGGGCGAAGGGGCCAGCGTGCTGGTCGCCGAAAGCATCGCCCCCGAACGCTCGGCCTTCGCCCGCGTTGCCTCGCTGCGTTACGCCCAACGCTACTGGCGGCGCGATACCTCGGCGGCCAGCACGCTGGGGCGGGCGCATCGGGCGGTGCAGGTGCTCAAACGCCCGGCGCAGGGGATTCTGGACATCGACTACCGCCACGAATGCTACACCGAGGGCGCGGTGGTCGAGCGGCTGTCGCTCTACCGCGCGGGGACGCCGGGGATCATCGCCAACGCCTACCGCGCCCGCGATTCGGGCCCCTTCACCCCCGACCATTTGCGCGCCTTTGCGGCGATGGCGACCCTGCTGCACGCGGCGCTCGCCCGCCACGCCGCGCTGGCCAGACCGCCCGAGCAACCCGCCACCACCCTCAGCTGGCGCGAGGCGCAGGTCGCCAGCATGACCGCCGACGGGGCCGAGCAACCGCAGATCGCCGAGGCGCTCAACCTCGCGCCCAGTTCGGTGATCACCTACCGCAAGCGCGCCTATGCCAAGCTGGGGGTCAGCAACCGCCACCAGCTGCGCGCGCTGTTGACGGGTGAGTGA
- a CDS encoding aminotransferase class V-fold PLP-dependent enzyme, protein MITDKPGLIEAVRDRFAHIDTCPFEGPRVFFENAGGALRLKSVVETSALYASYPDNQGRPNIASQTLMGAIDKGKADMRQFLNAPTGQVFVGESGTEVLFRLVRTAAVGAQAGGTMLRSTLEHPALGSSMTHWAGVTGRELIEVAHDDATGVVSVEAYKAALRPDIRVASIIHTSPVTGMATDVDAIAAAIRKVAPEAFIIVDGIQHACHGPVDVSRAGIDAYALSPYKMFSRHGYGVGWASDRLTALSHEQIIGNGPTSWELGTRDAGAYATFSDVVAYFDWLGGQFSTSTDRRERLEAAGAAIHAEEAKLLGWLMSGTGNLRGLAEMPGVTLVGGAALEGREGVVSLRLDGWDTLKLVEFLGARGIRVHIRKADQYSGNVLTPLGMPDCVRISFCHYNTEAEVAKLLSAMEEAISARG, encoded by the coding sequence ATGATCACCGACAAACCAGGCCTGATCGAGGCCGTGCGCGACCGCTTTGCCCATATCGACACCTGCCCGTTCGAGGGCCCGCGCGTGTTCTTCGAGAATGCGGGCGGCGCGCTGCGGCTGAAATCGGTGGTCGAGACCTCGGCGCTTTACGCCAGCTATCCCGACAATCAGGGCCGCCCGAACATTGCCTCGCAAACCCTGATGGGCGCGATCGACAAGGGCAAGGCGGACATGCGCCAGTTCCTGAACGCGCCGACGGGTCAGGTCTTCGTCGGCGAAAGCGGGACCGAGGTGCTGTTCCGGCTGGTGCGCACGGCGGCGGTGGGGGCGCAGGCGGGCGGCACCATGCTGCGCTCGACGCTGGAACACCCGGCGCTGGGATCGTCGATGACGCATTGGGCCGGGGTGACCGGGCGCGAGCTGATCGAAGTGGCGCACGACGATGCCACGGGCGTGGTCAGCGTCGAGGCGTACAAGGCGGCGCTGCGGCCCGACATTCGCGTGGCCTCGATCATCCACACCTCGCCCGTCACCGGAATGGCCACGGATGTGGACGCGATTGCGGCGGCGATCCGAAAGGTTGCGCCCGAGGCGTTTATCATCGTCGACGGCATCCAGCACGCCTGCCACGGCCCGGTCGATGTGTCCCGCGCCGGGATCGATGCTTATGCGCTCAGCCCCTACAAGATGTTCTCGCGGCATGGGTATGGGGTGGGCTGGGCCTCGGACCGGCTGACGGCGCTGAGCCATGAGCAGATCATCGGCAACGGGCCGACCAGCTGGGAACTGGGCACGCGCGATGCGGGCGCGTATGCGACCTTCAGCGATGTGGTGGCATATTTCGACTGGCTGGGCGGGCAGTTCTCGACCAGCACCGACCGGCGCGAGCGGCTGGAAGCGGCAGGTGCTGCGATCCACGCGGAAGAGGCGAAGCTGCTGGGCTGGCTGATGTCAGGCACCGGTAACCTGCGCGGACTGGCCGAGATGCCGGGCGTTACGCTGGTCGGCGGCGCGGCGCTGGAGGGGCGTGAAGGCGTGGTGTCGCTGCGGCTTGACGGCTGGGACACGCTGAAACTGGTCGAGTTTCTGGGCGCGCGCGGCATCAGGGTGCATATCCGCAAGGCGGATCAGTATTCGGGCAATGTGCTCACGCCGCTGGGGATGCCCGATTGCGTGCGCATCTCGTTTTGCCACTACAACACCGAGGCTGAGGTGGCGAAGCTGCTTAGTGCGATGGAAGAGGCGATCAGCGCCAGGGGGTGA
- a CDS encoding phosphoadenylyl-sulfate reductase — translation MQPDLTRLNARYEGDAEGALRVALSGALGKIAMVSSFGADSAVLLHLVAQIDRATPVLFINTLMLFPETLTYQHDLGKQLGLTDLRVIGPDRGELLEKDADNILHLADTDSCCDLRKTRPLERALQGFDGWITGRKRYQGGLRASLDLFEHDPATGHLKVNPLAGWSAKDLGDYMNRHMLPRHPLVARGYPSIGCAPCTGPVAAGEDPRAGRWRGQEKDECGIHIVDGRVIRRQAS, via the coding sequence ATGCAGCCTGACCTGACCCGCCTCAACGCCCGCTACGAGGGCGACGCCGAAGGCGCGCTGCGCGTCGCGCTGTCGGGCGCTCTGGGCAAGATCGCCATGGTCTCCAGCTTTGGGGCCGATTCGGCGGTGCTGCTGCATCTGGTCGCGCAGATCGACCGCGCGACGCCGGTGCTGTTCATCAACACGCTGATGCTGTTCCCCGAAACGCTGACCTATCAGCACGATCTGGGCAAGCAGCTGGGCCTGACCGACCTGCGCGTCATCGGGCCGGACCGGGGCGAGCTGCTGGAAAAGGATGCCGATAACATCCTGCATCTGGCCGACACCGACAGCTGCTGCGATCTGCGCAAGACGCGGCCGCTGGAGCGGGCGCTGCAGGGGTTTGACGGCTGGATCACCGGGCGCAAGCGCTATCAAGGCGGGCTGCGCGCCAGCCTCGATCTGTTCGAGCATGACCCGGCGACCGGGCATCTCAAGGTCAACCCGCTGGCCGGGTGGAGCGCCAAGGATCTGGGCGACTACATGAATCGCCATATGCTGCCCCGGCACCCGTTGGTGGCGCGCGGCTATCCGTCGATCGGCTGCGCCCCGTGCACCGGGCCGGTCGCGGCGGGCGAAGACCCCCGCGCCGGGCGCTGGCGCGGGCAGGAAAAGGACGAATGCGGCATTCATATCGTGGATGGCCGCGTGATCAGAAGGCAGGCATCATGA
- a CDS encoding VOC family protein, with translation MSIPAIKGLYHFSFPCRDGEETRAFYEDILGLPLVACMMADKVPSTGEEKPYAHFFFEMGDGSYIAFFDLGENEMPLPSPNTPGWVMHFAVELESVEAVEAMGERLKAAGVDVTPVVDHHFIKSIYFFDPNGLRLEVTARVDEPGYLEQEAKAAHGILKEWGAKKARLLAQKA, from the coding sequence ATGAGCATTCCCGCCATCAAGGGTCTGTACCACTTTTCGTTTCCCTGCCGCGACGGCGAGGAAACCCGCGCGTTTTACGAGGATATTCTGGGCCTGCCGCTGGTCGCCTGCATGATGGCCGACAAGGTGCCCTCGACCGGCGAAGAAAAGCCCTATGCGCATTTCTTCTTTGAAATGGGCGATGGGTCCTACATCGCGTTCTTTGATCTGGGCGAGAACGAGATGCCCCTGCCCTCGCCCAACACGCCGGGCTGGGTGATGCATTTCGCGGTCGAGCTGGAGAGCGTGGAAGCCGTCGAAGCGATGGGTGAGCGGCTCAAGGCGGCGGGGGTCGATGTGACCCCGGTGGTGGACCATCATTTCATCAAGTCGATCTATTTCTTCGACCCCAACGGGTTGCGGCTGGAAGTGACCGCGCGGGTCGATGAACCAGGGTATCTGGAACAGGAAGCGAAGGCGGCGCACGGGATTCTCAAGGAATGGGGCGCCAAGAAAGCCCGGCTGCTGGCGCAAAAGGCCTGA
- a CDS encoding DUF934 domain-containing protein, whose translation MSVIVTDRGFTPDTHNGDWFDLASDIDPSALGDQLDGAQAIRIAFPSFSDGRGFTLAARLRRMGFAGRLRAQGHVIADQYAMARRSGFDEVEISDELAERQPQEQWLSRADWQGHDYRARLRRTA comes from the coding sequence ATGAGCGTGATCGTCACCGACCGGGGCTTCACCCCCGACACCCACAACGGCGACTGGTTCGACCTCGCTTCGGACATTGACCCCTCGGCGCTGGGCGACCAGCTCGATGGTGCGCAGGCGATCCGCATCGCGTTTCCGTCGTTCTCGGACGGGCGCGGCTTTACGCTGGCGGCGCGGCTGCGGCGCATGGGCTTTGCCGGGCGTCTGCGCGCGCAGGGTCATGTGATTGCCGACCAATACGCGATGGCGCGGCGCTCGGGCTTTGACGAGGTGGAAATCTCGGATGAGCTGGCTGAGCGCCAGCCTCAGGAACAATGGCTGTCCCGTGCCGACTGGCAGGGCCACGACTACCGCGCACGGCTGCGGAGGACTGCATGA
- a CDS encoding DUF2849 domain-containing protein: MSRAPKTQVVTANALIEGDVAYLAAGDNWTRHLTQAQVFTDPELAEAALKAASRRDAEVVGCYLAEVRQTAQGIEPAHFREDFRRRGPSNYAHGKQAAA; this comes from the coding sequence ATGTCCCGCGCCCCCAAGACCCAAGTTGTCACCGCCAACGCCCTGATCGAGGGTGACGTCGCCTATCTGGCCGCCGGTGACAACTGGACCCGCCACCTGACGCAGGCACAGGTCTTCACTGACCCCGAGCTGGCCGAGGCCGCGCTCAAAGCCGCGTCCAGGCGCGATGCCGAGGTGGTCGGGTGTTATCTGGCCGAGGTCCGCCAGACCGCCCAAGGCATCGAACCTGCCCATTTCCGCGAGGATTTCCGCCGCCGCGGCCCCTCGAACTATGCCCATGGCAAGCAAGCCGCGGCCTGA
- a CDS encoding DUF475 domain-containing protein, whose amino-acid sequence MNRRSTLASEATRTQAHSSIFRYFRWAFIVTALGLVLGAVLGWQSTGTVSGTLGVFIIVAVLAVLEISLSFDNAIVNANKLKDMRPEWQRRFLTWGIIIAVFGMRILFPLMIVVIAAHIGPWQALVLAATQPGEYAHIMHDAHLPIAAFGGTFLMMVGLSFFFDHEKDVHWMQWLESTMARSATVRGIEVAVVLILVLLFSRFLHGVERHTFMLAAVWGLLTFLLVEVLGGLLDSTQGTLKTAARGGIGAFLYLEVLDASFSFDGVIGAFALSQNLFVIAIGLGIGAMYVRAMTIMLVEKGTLAEYRYLEHGAFYAIIALSVIMYAQSLFAIPEVITGLFGAALIGVSFWSSIRWNKRFACKD is encoded by the coding sequence ATGAACCGCAGGTCGACCCTCGCATCCGAGGCTACGCGCACGCAGGCGCATAGTAGCATATTCCGCTATTTCCGCTGGGCTTTCATCGTCACCGCGCTGGGTCTGGTGCTGGGCGCGGTGTTGGGCTGGCAAAGCACCGGCACCGTATCGGGCACGCTGGGCGTGTTCATCATCGTCGCCGTGCTGGCGGTGCTGGAAATTTCGCTGTCCTTTGACAACGCCATCGTGAATGCCAACAAGCTCAAGGACATGCGCCCCGAATGGCAGCGCCGGTTCCTGACCTGGGGCATCATTATCGCCGTTTTCGGGATGCGCATCCTGTTCCCGCTGATGATCGTGGTGATCGCCGCCCATATCGGCCCGTGGCAGGCGCTGGTGTTGGCCGCCACCCAGCCCGGCGAATACGCCCATATCATGCACGACGCCCATCTGCCGATTGCGGCCTTTGGCGGCACGTTCCTGATGATGGTCGGGCTGTCGTTCTTTTTTGATCACGAGAAGGACGTGCACTGGATGCAATGGCTGGAAAGCACCATGGCCCGCTCGGCCACGGTGCGCGGCATTGAAGTCGCGGTCGTGCTGATCCTCGTGCTGCTCTTTTCGCGCTTTCTGCACGGGGTTGAGCGGCATACTTTCATGCTCGCCGCTGTCTGGGGGCTGCTGACCTTTCTGCTGGTCGAGGTGCTGGGCGGGCTGCTCGACAGCACCCAAGGCACGCTGAAAACCGCCGCGCGGGGCGGGATCGGGGCGTTTTTGTATCTGGAAGTGCTGGATGCCTCGTTCAGCTTTGACGGGGTGATCGGGGCCTTTGCGCTCAGCCAGAACCTGTTCGTCATCGCCATCGGGCTGGGCATCGGCGCGATGTATGTGCGCGCGATGACCATCATGCTGGTCGAAAAGGGCACGCTGGCCGAATACCGCTATCTTGAGCACGGCGCCTTCTACGCGATCATCGCGTTGTCGGTGATCATGTACGCGCAATCGCTCTTCGCGATCCCTGAGGTCATCACCGGCCTGTTCGGCGCGGCGCTGATCGGCGTGTCGTTCTGGTCGTCGATCCGCTGGAACAAACGCTTTGCCTGCAAGGACTGA